The proteins below are encoded in one region of Clostridium estertheticum:
- a CDS encoding GNAT family N-acetyltransferase, translating into MIKLESERLKLLPLQAKHLDLALENYGEMQSELGLSVSNTILDDEMKYAMKVRLQKVSEDNKNYLWLTNWAIVLKEENRIIGFIMIKGCPNENGEVIVGYGIEEMYRNRGYATEALQGLKKWIFENPKAIYIIADTEKDNIESHKVLKNVGAIKYKEDDELIWWKIENK; encoded by the coding sequence GTGATAAAATTAGAAAGTGAAAGATTAAAGTTATTACCTTTACAGGCAAAACACCTCGATTTAGCTTTAGAGAACTATGGGGAAATGCAGAGTGAGTTGGGATTAAGTGTTTCTAATACAATACTGGATGATGAAATGAAGTATGCAATGAAAGTAAGATTGCAAAAGGTGAGTGAAGATAATAAAAACTATTTATGGTTAACAAATTGGGCAATCGTTCTTAAAGAAGAAAATAGGATAATAGGATTTATAATGATTAAAGGATGTCCTAATGAAAATGGTGAAGTAATAGTTGGATATGGTATTGAAGAGATGTACAGAAATAGGGGTTATGCTACGGAAGCATTACAAGGTTTAAAAAAATGGATTTTCGAAAATCCAAAGGCTATATATATAATTGCAGATACAGAAAAGGATAATATAGAATCACATAAAGTATTAAAAAATGTGGGTGCTATTAAATATAAGGAAGATGACGAATTAATATGGTGGAAAATTGAAAACAAATAA
- a CDS encoding GNAT family N-acetyltransferase yields the protein MLIKLERFRSEEIMQLVSWVPNKEFLLQWGGPLYNFEFMGKQFLNDINEMIGENPKNLMFSCKLLESNEMVGHIQLLGIDRVNMSARVGRVLVGDKKYRGKGIGLEMVNAILDIAFNKLNLHRVDLGVFDFNESAIACYKKAGFIIEGNFRECRKIDGKYWSLINMSILEDEYRSNKNTI from the coding sequence ATGTTAATCAAACTTGAAAGATTTAGAAGTGAGGAAATTATGCAATTAGTGTCATGGGTTCCTAATAAAGAGTTCTTACTTCAATGGGGAGGGCCATTATATAATTTTGAATTTATGGGGAAACAGTTTCTTAATGATATAAATGAAATGATAGGTGAGAATCCTAAAAATTTAATGTTTAGCTGTAAACTACTTGAAAGTAATGAGATGGTTGGTCATATACAGTTACTTGGTATAGATAGAGTAAATATGTCTGCTCGAGTAGGTAGGGTTCTTGTAGGTGATAAAAAGTATAGAGGCAAAGGAATTGGCTTGGAAATGGTAAATGCAATTTTGGACATTGCATTTAATAAATTAAATTTACACAGGGTAGATTTGGGTGTATTCGATTTTAATGAGTCTGCAATTGCTTGCTATAAAAAAGCAGGATTTATTATTGAAGGGAATTTTAGAGAATGTAGAAAAATAGATGGAAAGTACTGGTCATTGATTAACATGAGCATTCTCGAGGATGAATATAGAAGTAATAAAAACACTATTTAG
- a CDS encoding S66 family peptidase: MDETTKLKVGDSIGIFSSSAPITYLCPNRFDRAKQYLQSKGFNLIEGSLTGKYDFYRSGSIMQRAEELNSLIRNPEVKCIMASIGGMNSNSILPYIDYEKFKLHPKIIIGYSDVTAILLAIYAQTGISTYYGPALVASFGEFTPFVDLTYKYFKEITMDKMSFPYVFQTPEYWTDEYVNWEIQDRSKEKRENSWITIYGGNVRGRVMGGNLNTIQGIWGSKYMPEIKNGDILFIEDSLKDAATIERSFSFLKLNGVFDKISGIILGKHELFDDMKTGRKPYEILVEVLGDKKLPFVADFDCCHTHPMMTLPIGCEIELDATNKKVTIIKDWFN, translated from the coding sequence ATGGATGAAACAACCAAATTAAAGGTCGGTGATTCAATAGGTATTTTTTCATCATCAGCACCTATAACATATTTATGTCCTAATAGATTTGATAGAGCCAAGCAATATCTACAAAGTAAAGGTTTTAATCTGATAGAGGGAAGTTTAACAGGAAAATATGATTTTTATAGGTCAGGGAGTATTATGCAAAGAGCAGAGGAGTTAAATAGTTTAATTAGAAATCCAGAAGTAAAATGTATCATGGCATCAATTGGTGGGATGAATTCAAATTCAATTCTTCCTTATATAGATTACGAAAAGTTTAAGCTACATCCTAAGATAATAATAGGATATTCTGATGTTACAGCAATTTTGCTTGCTATATATGCACAAACAGGAATAAGTACATACTATGGACCTGCATTAGTAGCATCATTTGGAGAATTTACACCATTTGTTGATCTTACTTATAAATATTTCAAAGAAATCACTATGGATAAAATGAGTTTTCCTTATGTATTTCAAACTCCAGAATACTGGACAGATGAATACGTTAATTGGGAAATACAAGATAGAAGCAAAGAGAAAAGAGAAAACTCTTGGATTACAATTTATGGGGGAAATGTCCGAGGCAGGGTAATGGGTGGTAACTTAAATACAATTCAAGGGATATGGGGCAGCAAATATATGCCTGAAATAAAGAATGGAGATATACTTTTTATAGAAGACTCTTTAAAAGATGCTGCAACGATAGAAAGAAGTTTTTCTTTTCTAAAATTAAATGGTGTATTTGATAAAATTTCTGGAATTATACTTGGGAAACATGAATTATTTGATGATATGAAGACAGGTAGAAAACCATATGAAATTTTAGTAGAAGTATTAGGAGATAAGAAGTTACCATTTGTTGCCGATTTTGATTGTTGTCATACGCACCCAATGATGACGCTACCAATAGGATGTGAAATTGAACTTGATGCTACAAATAAGAAAGTAACCATCATAAAAGATTGGTTTAATTAG
- a CDS encoding GNAT family N-acetyltransferase, with translation MIMYNTDKKVDYDKLKTLFNEVGWNDKTEDNNRLLLMVENSQIVVTAWDEGRMVGFARCTTDYVFNGQINNVVVDSKYRKKGIGKNLINIIFNSSQQVTYMLRGSISNEEFYRSLGFEDGPISLIYKRKS, from the coding sequence ATGATTATGTATAATACGGATAAGAAAGTTGATTATGATAAATTAAAAACTTTATTTAATGAGGTAGGCTGGAATGATAAAACTGAGGATAATAATAGATTATTACTTATGGTAGAAAATTCTCAAATAGTAGTTACTGCATGGGATGAGGGAAGAATGGTCGGATTTGCTAGGTGTACAACAGATTATGTGTTTAATGGACAAATAAATAATGTAGTGGTTGATTCTAAATATAGAAAAAAAGGTATTGGTAAAAATTTAATAAACATAATATTTAATAGTAGTCAACAAGTCACATACATGTTAAGGGGAAGTATTAGTAATGAGGAATTTTATAGAAGTTTAGGTTTTGAA